The window GTAGCTTGCTTGGACTGAACGCATGAGCAGATATTGCTAATTGCTTGTGAAAGTAATAACCTCCAAATTTGTAAGTCCAATAAATAAGATACATACATAGGTTACGTAACCATTATACCTGCGAGTGTCTTTTCTTTTAGCAAAGGCATCAGGCTGTAAGCTGTCTGAAGCCTGGCGTTAAAGccttcagctgttttcatctttaACAGTCTGAACTTAATGACAGTTAAAACTGCGCAAATACAAATGTATGGCCGGAGTTTAGTTGACATGGCAGATGGGAATACTGCTGGTTGATAAATCTAAAATGTTAACTAAATTTCCTGAGGACTGTATTTATTAAGTTGAAACTGTCACGGTTTGTGAATTGCCTTTTGTAACAGCACGTTATTGACTGCAGATCACTACAGCTGTTTATGCCTTTAAGTCTTTGTATCTGCTGTGATCTCAAAGTCTTCACACTGTTCTTTCTGACTACGCGTCTGTCTTATGAAACTATGACAGATTAGCCAGTGTGATACATTTGATCACACATTGAAGTCATAACAGTGCATCAATAAAATATAAGGAATTGTTTGGGTAGACCTGTTGTGGACAAAAAGCCCAAAATATTATACtgcaaagaagaggaaagagagaaaaacagtaaatcctgacattttaaaatcagttaCCAGCAAATTGACAATTTGATGAAATTTGtcatttattgattttctgtgaatgacaaatccaccaattatgtcttgttttgttttatttttgcatcatGATGCTGGCATTTTGCTTTCTTTAAAAAGCTGTCATTCAAAGTGGTTCAACATTTCAGTTATGTAATTCACACTAATTGGACATTAACTTATCCCAAGCATGTTATTTATCAGATTCCCACTCTGTGGATGCTCGAGTCACTCgtgtttttaaatgatgtgCTGAAATCAGACCCTACATTGCTCTTGCAGGTGTTGCAGGTTGCTCTCATGTGCCCATGGAGAAGGCGGCATTTGAGGGGTGGCTGGAGTCAGTCTCCGCCACTTTCCTTACTCTAAATGACCAGCAGCGCAACCAGTCTCTGGACCACCTCATATCTTTAAGTGGTGCTGTCCAGCTCCGTCATCTGTCTAATGGACTGGAGACGTTGCTCAAGCGTGACTTTCTACGCCTCCTCCCTCTGGAGCTGGCCTTCTACCTGATGCGCTGGCTGGATCCTCAGAccctgctcacctgctgcctGGTCTGTAAACAGTGGAATAAGGTAAATATTGTGCTTCCTGGCATTTGGTAGTCTTATCATGGGGAGCAAGTCATTGTCTTATATGCTTTTCCTCACATCTTAGCCCCTCCCGTCTAAGATGTGAGGGGTGGATGCAAGGAAAGagaaattatatttatattaatatttataaTGAACTgagacatttttctctgtcacGTGTTATATGAAGTAAGGTCAGTTTCTGATGAAGGCTACACAGCTTGATATCCTGTCAGTGTCATTTAAGTGTTCTGCATTGTTCAGGCTGTGCACAGACCAGTAAAACCACACTTTGTAAGCTCCACCGCTAAGATGCTGAATGCATGCAGTATGAGCAACCTCTGCCAGCAATAATGCAGCAACATCTTTTATATTAATTATTGACTTCCTGGGCgacctcacagcaagaaggtctccggttcgatccccgggtcgggcggggcctttctgtgtgaagtttgcatgttcttcccgtgcatgcgtgggttctctccgggtactccggcttcctcccacagaccaaaacatgctcattaggttaattggtgactctaaaattgcccgtaggtgtgagtgtgaatggttgtctgtctgtatatgttgccctgcgatcgactggtgaccgattcagggtgtaccccgcctctcgcccattgacagctgggataggctccagccctcccgcaaccccgaaaagcGATAGTTGAgtataaaaaatggatggatggatggatatcgGCTTCCTCATGTTATGATACTTAGCTTGTAAATTCCTCATTCCCTCATAATCCAGGTAATGATTGATATGTTCTGTTATGTGCAGAGATAATTTGTGACTTATACCTGAAAATCAGAATAGGTTTAGTCAGGAGTATGGTGCCTGATTTGCAGCATCACATATGACTGAATGGAACAGAATGTGTTAATTACTGAAAGACAGTCGATAGCAATGACAAGCTGGAATATTGTAAATATAGCGTAAAGAATGTTGACAAGAATACAAGATTCATGCTTATTTTGTCCATCTGGCCGGCAGTTAACACTCACTATTTTAAATTGTTagactggaaaaacaaaagaaaatgaaaacattttggaatAATATAGAGCAGAGTAGCCTGGTCAGGACAGTTGATGTGTGATGTTCTATCACCATCACTACACATGATTTCAATTCTCAGTGATGCTCACGCAGCAtttgagaactttttttttctttttttttctgctaaatGAAGAATGGTTTCTGTAGAAAAACATGCTTATATTTCTGAAAATAAGGGACCAAAATAGTTTTGGTGTAAAGAAACTCTGGTATTATAGTGGTATCAGAAGTTACATGATGGTTTTATGCCAATTGTTCCAACTTGGCATACAATGTATATATTTCTTCTgatgtacatgtatgtgtaaTTACTCATCATTAATCAAATGAAAAAGGGTTACTTGATATGATATTAAAGGCCAGAAATAATGCTATAGTGCTGTAGATCAACTCACCCTTTCTAGTATTGAAAGTACTTGTCATTTACCCACATAAGTGTTTAAAGTGTTCAAACATGCCAACAAGCGTCCTTCCTCTTGTAGGTGATAAACTCGTGTACAGAGGTGTGGCAGGGTGTGTGCCAGGAGCTGGGATGGAGGATTGATGAGTCCATTCAGGATGCATCACACTGGAAGGGCATCTACCTGAAGGCTAAACTGCGTATGATGCAGTTGAAGGATCAGGAGGCCTTTGAGACGTCGTCCCTCATTGGCCACAGTGCTCGAGTGTACGCCCTGTACTATAAGGATGGTCTCCTCTGCACAGGTACATTATGGCTGTGGGTTATTTTATCTGTGGAAAAGGCTGGGTTAGGCAGCCTTGAGTTGTATACAGATGTTGAAAATCCTCTCATCAGTCTTGGAGGCTGTGACCTAAAACCTCTGTCACAGAAAACAGCCCTCCACTTTCATGTTGACCCACACAGGTGCTTTCAGTTAAGTTTCCTGATTAGACCCCTTCTCAGGACTATGGGCATGTACAGACTGCTGGATTGGCATCTCCCTGACTGGTGTGTCCTGAGCCAATCAAAGAAAAGCATGACAACTATAGCTCAACCAATGACAAATCTGCCCCTTTGGGACATCAGATTATTGTCTGGGGCtatgtttacacgtagcagggtattttggaaaacggatattttagcccctccgttttcaaaaataacatcgtgcacacaacattgtttttagaaatgttgtCGTTAACATGAACCCGGATgaatacgccgtcgagcgcatcataactatgccaaatCTATGGGCATGAGTGTAAACAttaggtcgctcacatgatgttaagtatgttcagtcacatgttgtgacgtttcggaacctaaaacgccgtttaaccctgtttgcACGCCAACACATAGCTGGAGTTTTCAGAAAACTCCGCTTTGGCCACTTTCTCCACTTCCTCTAGCAGCCTGGTGTCATCAGCAGGTGATTCAATCAGCATAAGCCTGAGTGTATAATGGCACTGCAGTGTTCTGCAGCCCCTCTCAATTCAGACATCCACAGATgtgtcctgctgccttcaagtATAAtatttaaagcagctgtggaCAGCAGATACTGTAAGAAtcactcactctgtgtgttCCTCTCGTCTCACCTGTGTGCTCTGCGCTGGACACCAAAATACCACACAGGCAGGCAAATTTCAAGTCCAAAAAATACCAAACAGTTAAAGTCCACCAAAAAGGGCTCCTAAAGAGTTCGGTGACCTCTCTTAATTTCTTATGTCACTTGAGTCTTAATCAACCAGAATaagagaaaacagctgtgtgtgttcaaaagGATACTTTCTTAATAGCGTTAAATTTCCCACACTGAGATTGAAGCACACAGTTCTGGTCTCTGGTTACCACTCTTGTCTATTCAGTACTGCTGTTGGGTACAGAGCTCACAACATTATGTGTCATATCCTGTGTCCCAGTTCCATACTGCATACCAATGTATCTTTATAcgaatgtacattttttttgctcATGTGAGCAGCTTCTTCATTCCCTTTGTGCCTTGTGTTGTGGGACAATGGTCTCCATCAGCATCATGCTCAAAGTATGAAGAAGTGCTGTTTGTAGTATACATAATTTTGTTAATAATCCAGTGTGAACACTCTGCAGACTCACAGCCTGCTTGTAGTTGGTGTATAGTCTGCAGTTGGGACACAGTATCAGAATAACCGGAGAAGGAACCATGGCCTTTTTCTTTGTGAACACATATGTGAATAAAACATGGGTATTCAGTAATTCCTTCACCACAAAGTTTTAATTCCTGAAAATTGTAAGTTTGACCCACGTTGGTCTGGACGGGGTTTTATAGAGTTGTAGCAGAGCTAGCAGCAGACATGTCATAGCCATTCAGGCTGGGGGGGGACAGGGGCCGCAACAGATTTTTAATATCTGGATTTTTTAGATTTTCCTTTTATCTTATATATtttatgactgtttttttgtaGTTACGATTATTTTATCTCACAAGTAAGatgtgttctttcttttttccaccttttaGCCTTCTGGCTCACTAGCTAGGCATGACTTGTGATAGCTtctgtaaagcattttgaattgcctagtgtatgaattgtgctatacaaataaatttgcctttgccttcaGCATAGCATCCTATTAAATTTTGGTAAaggtgagctgtgtgtgtcctATGGCGGTGAGCTGATTTTTCCTCCACTATCACAGGGCATTCTTAAACAAAAGCAGCCCAGTCCTCAGTCAGAGGGCTGATGGTGTCAGAGGAAGGTTATCATAGTGAGATTTATAGTGATTGGCTATTTTTCCTTCATGGAAGTGAAATGCATGTAGATTTCACTTAAAGATGTGTTCCCCCTTTCATATGTTTCCTCTGCCTTGTGCCTGAAAATACAGCTGTTACCATGTTGGCAGGTTCCTTTCATCTGTGACTTTATTCATTTGTACTTGgctattgtgtttttgtgggatTTTTCCATGCCTCTGTGTCAGAGACAGCTGTGGCCTGAGTAATTATGTTTTCGGTTTGTCCTTCTGTCCCACTGTACGTCCATCAGTCCGTTTGTCCCATTCTTGTGAACATGATATCTCATGACCATGTGGGAATATCTTCACATTGGCAGAGAccttcacttggactcaaggatgaactgattagaatttggtggtcaagggtcactgtgacctcacgaagcacatttttggccataactcatgAATTCATATTTTAATTGTGACAGAATTTCACAAACGTCTCAcaagataaaatgatgaaataatgacattttatattcAAAAGGTTATATTGTGACTATATGtcacatttggtcagacacTGATTGATGACACTAATCTTTGGTGTCCACCTTGaagctgtgctgattgtttagatcttctgtgctgttgggttgatgatgtgtgtgaagcatccacatttcacagtttgtagcttctttgcagcaacatccatatttgaatcATTGTAGTCCATCATGAGCTCATTGGTTGTGCTGATATTGAGCCTCAGGTGATTGTtttgctccatgtgatgaagccCCCCAATTTACAGCATTAACATGGATGTCCTCTTGTTTCAGGATCTGATGACCTGTCAGCTAAACTATGGGATGTGCGCACTGGACAGTGCATTTATGgaattcaaacacacacctgtgccaCAGTGAAGTTTGATGAACAGAAGCTGGTGACTGGATCCTTCGACAACACTATTGCATGCTGGGAGTGGAGCACAGGGGCTAAAATCCAGCAGTTCCGTGGCCACACAGGAGCAGGTTGATTTTAATATCCCTCAGATATGTGGTACTTCTAATAATGAGCCAAAGCAAGACTTTATTTATAGCACAGTTTATTCCAGCGTAGTGCTcgaatataaatgtaaatagaaatatatgtgtgtgtgtgtgtgtgtgtgtgtgtgtgtgtgtgtgtgtgtgtgtgtgtgtgtgtgtgtgtgtgtgtgtgtgtgtgtgtgtgtgtgtatacatataaaAATCCAAATGCAATTATATGGGAGCTGTTGGAGTGTTGCAGCAGCTTTGATCATGCCCTCCACAAACTATTGTTCTCTGTGCATAAATTGCGGGTGCTGTCAGTTAAACTGTATTATGTGTAAACGTATAAAACAAAGGTGTGAGTGTATGATGCAACTCTCAGATGTGtgactgttttttatttattttttattgtaaatattctgtttttgcttctttttttttttaaagagatttGAGTTTTGAACCATTTTGTGTCTGCTCAGTCTTCAGTGTGGACTACAATGATGAGCTGGACCTGCTGGTCAGCGGCTCTGCAGACTTCTCTGTGAAGGTCTGGGCTTTGTCTGCTGGTGCCTGCCTCAACACTCTGACTGGACACACTGAGTGGGTCACCAAGGTCAGCTAACCTTACTGAGTAAAGGTTTGGTTTTAGGAAAATAGTTTTATGTCATTTATGCTTGAACTAAAAGTCAGTTGGTACATTTGAAATCAATATTCAAATGTAATGTTGCCTttgttgtaaatgtgtttacCGCCTGAGAAAtctgttagctaacagctaaaaGTGCTGATGAAACCATGAAATGCTTgatgtgttttgaaatgtgtCTTGTGGTGTTATCTCCCGTCAGGTGATACTCCAGAAAAGTGAAGTAGAATCTATGGTGCATAGTCCTGGTGATCATATCCTCCTAAGTGCTGATAAGTATGAAATTAAGGTAATGCCTCTCTCTACGGTTTCACAGAGTAAAGAAACAAACTAATTTGAAgcttttgtcattgttttgatgTTCATGTCATGAGCTGCCATACCTGAAGAGTCCATAAGATGGAGCAAACACTGTCCCCTCCTCAGGTCTGGCCTTTAGGGAGAGAAATCAACTGCAAGTGTTTGAAGACTCTGTCAGTATCAGAGGACCGCAGCATCAGCCTCCAGCCGCGCCTGCAGTTTGATGGACGCTACATcgtctgcagctctgacctcGGGGTTTATCAGTGGGACTTTGCCAGTTTTGAGATTCTCAGGTAAAATAGTGTACATGACAAAGTGCTAAATGCTTTAAGGATGGCAGGTGTAAAACCGGATTTCATAGAGCCATACAAAGCCACTGTGAACACGAAACAGCCcagaatgaaaagcagcaatCGTTTTCCTCTTTGGTGCTGACAAATAAACTTAACCTACAGGAGAGAAAATAAGGCCTAAGATGTGCTCCTGTCATATGCATGATGACTGACGTCAGCAGTGTTAAAGAGCACAGTATGGATTTTGTGATTACTGAATTCTGTAATGCATCATAGTTAATGACAAATACGAGCTGCTGGAGAAGTGATATAACAATTTAATTTACCGTTTCCTCTTTCGCCAGTGTTTCACACACCACCTTGATTTAATAGAAAAGACAGTAATGAAAACTATACATGCAGTCCTTTGACAGGAATAGGGAAGATTCACATAATCTGTTTTCAGTGATAATCCAACATCATAACAAgatcttttttattattactaattCATGATTATGTCATCACACGAAAACTGTTGGACAAACTGTCCAGTTGCTTTGACCTTTATGACCTTCCTTAATTTATCAGCACTTGGCAGTTGAGTTGTGACGTTTGCTTACTGTGAGGTGAGGTGGCTGAAGTCACTTCAGTGATATTAATAGAAATATGTTTCAGTTGCATAACTTTGTTTAGCACgaagtgtttgtgttgaaaAAGCACTGCTGTGCGTTACACCAGGCAAAACTCTGCACATGTAAAACAAAACTAAGACgttttgctcatttttaatGACTGTTTGCTCAGAGTCATAGATTTGTTACATGATGTCTTTATGTTCCCTCAGGGTGATAAAAACGCAGGATCCAGCTAACCTGTCCCTGCTCAGCTTTGGCGAGGTGTTTGCACTGCTTTTCGACAACCACTTCCTGTATGTGATGGACCTGAGGACAGAAGCTATCTCAGGCCGCTGGCCTCTGCCAGCCTACAGAAAATCCAAACGAGGATCCAGCTTCCTGGCCGGTGTGACTTCCTGGCTCAACGGCCTGGACGGGGGCAATGACTCTGGACTGGTGTTTGCTACCAGCATGCCCGACCATAGCATTCACTTAGTACTGTGGAAAGAGAATGGATAGAAGCAAACAAGGACTCCAGTCCCAAGACTGCTAGGATATGAGCTGCAACCATGTCTGCTCTGGAATAAATGAACATTAACAGCCAACATAGATCATGCATGGACCAAAGCATTTTGATTTTCCGTTTCTTCCTCGGCATACAGTCCTCCTCTACACATAAACATTCTCACATGTAAATGGAAGGCAAACTAGGAAAGATGATGCACTCTGATGTGCTACACTCACTGCTAGATCAGTGCTcgctcctgaatcctgcagaaACCTGTAAACCTATCATTGGTCTTGGTCTTGAAccaagacagaaagaaagcaaacagtcTTCTCGAAAGCCAAGATGTTTCAGTGACAGCTAAAAAATGGCATCAAATAAACACAACCATAGAAATTCTCTTGTTGTAGACTTAAACATGGAAGTGTTGTCAGATTAGCTCTCTGATCAGTTTAGCATTGTGCACTCATACTTGTAGCCAACCTTTAATTCATAGTCTTTTCATTGGGTGCCAACTTTGGCCAGTGACCTTTTCTTACCAGAAGAAGACTATGTCAGATGTGCTGTAGCTAGAGCATGCCCAATGCCAAGCTGGTCATTGAGCTGATGTGCCAAAACATTGGTTTCCTTAAAGAAAAGCAGTGTTGCCTTAAACACAGTTGCTGTAAATAATGAAGATCTCCCCTGACGTCAGACTGTGATGTCAGCGGAGATCTTCTCCGTGGTTTTTCAGACCATCCCCAACGACGCTGTAACTGAATCGTATGTTGAAAAGTGATTTGGTACATTGTCGTGTACCATGTAAAACTTTGTGAGGTTTCATGTAATTCACTGAATATGCTTTTGGGATGTCTGGTTTAAATGTCAGCTTGAGAAATGTGATGTGCcttttcagttcatttgatGTTTCAAACTAGAATTCCTTGATAACTCTGGCACATTGCGGTAAGGTGATGACTGCATTGTAAATCTTACTTTTATGTTGAattttttgtatttactgtGCTCTAACAGTCTAAGATGTCTGTAATTTTATAGTTATCTACCTGACATGAATTGCTCAGTGAATTGCTTTTATGAATCATTgactgtgtaaaacatcagGTTTATTTTTCTAAAGGCCTCAACGCATTGCACAGCTGAGGAAGCGACTTGGCAAGCAGTCGGTTCTGCACGTAATTACTACAGACTTTAAAGAGAATTTGAGAAAGGATGAGAAATCGTGCCTCATTCTGTGCATCagtttaaaggaccagtgtgtaggttttattgccatctagtggtgaggttgcataCTGCAACTAACTGAATACTCCTCCCCTTCCAATCATGTCTATGATGGCTGCAAATTCAGGCCCTCtccagagccagtgtttggtttgtgcagTGTTTGGGTTGACGgactctgctccctctgtagatataaagagctcattctaaggtaatgaaaacacaccagttcttattttcaggtgattatacactgatgaaaacatacttatgaatattatattctaTCTCTACCAATGGGTCTccctaaatcctccacactgggcCTTAAACATCATGTCTCAACAACACTGAAACTTTAACCATGAATGAGTACTTTTCCCAGAGTTTTCCCTGGTCTTCCTTTGCATTCGGCAGGCCACAGATCAGCACAGATTGAACTTCATGTGCACCgaaccacagctgtgacagaacAGTTTTCTCTTGCATACACAGACCGTAACCTGTTTCTCACATGGATTATTGTACACAGCAGATGTACAGACTGTTCTTAGTTTAGGTTTTTCAAATCTAATTAAAACACCACCAATATACTGTATTCTGTACTGTTGTCTGACCATTGCACCACATTATATCCTCCAGTAGCACTCAgttaaaatggaaaacacagtAAGGTGATTTGTATGTAAAGTGATGAACTGAAATTGGccaacagaaatgtgaaatgtatCTGTTCACAGTTAATTGCCATTGAATTCAAGCTCTGCACAGTGTTATTATTTCACAAAATTCCAACTGTAGCTTTTTGGTCACCTGCATCATTCTACAATCAGCTTCACTATTGCAGtctttcaaataaataaaagtagcaGATGCACCCagttgtgtatgtgtatttggtCATGCCACATTTCAAAATGCCAGCCAACATCATGTTCCTGATGCATGTTCTTAGCCACgctaacagcagctttaaaatgggGGAAATGatacagtacaattttacaAATGTGGTTTAATTCCACCTCATACTGTACAACTAAATCGTCTGTGATGTTAAGACAAAATCACGATTTAAGAGACCGCTCTGTGCGGTCACCATGACCGCATGAGTGCAGACACTGAAAGggtaaattaaataaaacagccCGTCGGCTCCTGCAGACCATTCTGGTACTGACAATTGTTAATAAAGATCCGTTATAAAGCTCCGAGGCAGGTAGAGGTTTGTTTTCCAGTGCAGGTCTGTGACACACAGCACCAACAAACTTACAAGCCAGCAACAACAGTATCACAGTAAACAGGACTACCAGGCAGCTGAAAATCAGCCACTATTTCCTGCCACCGGTTCTCTTGTGCCTCTtgatagaagaagaaaacatcaaagaGGCACATGTACTGTTGTCACGGCTTGACCAATCTGGCCTCCATATTTCTATCCACATGATGTGTCATGTCACCACGGCGCTTTGAAACGCTCTGTTTGCAACCATGCACAGGCGGTGAGAAAAAACTGACCTTGAAGAATCAGCTCATGGTTCTGCCTCAACTGAGTGAAAGCCTGACAGCCAACCAAAATTTATGATGTCAGAAATTCATTAGAAAGTTCGACGTGCAGCCTTGATTAGGCTTTGATTGGTCCTCACCCCCTGCTGTACGCTGCACGGTAAGCAATGCCAGAGGAAGCTGAAATTGTGTCTGATTTTAAACTGAGTCATGCAGCTCAAAAATCAGGTCAGATCTGGGCTCAGGCTGAACAGTGTATGGCCAGCTTTAGGGATGGCAGTGTGGTTCCAAATACTCACAGACTGGCATTGCTaccagcttcagctgtactgtgtgctggtgctaattagtaaatgttGGCACAGAACAGCGGATTTTTACAAcataataattattgaatacTAACTTTTGTCATGGCTGgatctgcttctctttggtgagatgtctgatgtcagatggtggtagtgatgatgatgatgatgatgatgatgatgatgatgatgatgatgatgatgatgatgatgatgctattCAAAGCTGGTTCTCCAGCTTCAGGTCAGTGAGTCTTGAGTCTTGCCACAGTCAGCTTTGTCTCTGTCAGCATgcaaactccactgaagagcaTTAACTTTATCCAAGTGTGTTCatccttgcagctcatccagttttgCATGTTTCAAGCTGCAATGACGCTCGAGATTGGCctttctcatcatcatcagtgcatCCCCCCAAACTACACGAGTAACACTGGCTTGCCTTTTACTTCAACGTGGTTCCTTTACACTGGACTTGGTGAATGGTATCTGAGAGCCATATTAACCTCGGTTTAACTGTTACTAGACCCTTggcagtgttttcagttttctttaatcagtaaaaaaaaaaaaacaaaaaaaacataataataagaataaaacaATATCCAAGAAGCAAAACTAGGaaagctgcagtatgtgtg is drawn from Chaetodon trifascialis isolate fChaTrf1 chromosome 20, fChaTrf1.hap1, whole genome shotgun sequence and contains these coding sequences:
- the fbxw2 gene encoding F-box/WD repeat-containing protein 2 yields the protein MEKAAFEGWLESVSATFLTLNDQQRNQSLDHLISLSGAVQLRHLSNGLETLLKRDFLRLLPLELAFYLMRWLDPQTLLTCCLVCKQWNKVINSCTEVWQGVCQELGWRIDESIQDASHWKGIYLKAKLRMMQLKDQEAFETSSLIGHSARVYALYYKDGLLCTGSDDLSAKLWDVRTGQCIYGIQTHTCATVKFDEQKLVTGSFDNTIACWEWSTGAKIQQFRGHTGAVFSVDYNDELDLLVSGSADFSVKVWALSAGACLNTLTGHTEWVTKVILQKSEVESMVHSPGDHILLSADKYEIKVWPLGREINCKCLKTLSVSEDRSISLQPRLQFDGRYIVCSSDLGVYQWDFASFEILRVIKTQDPANLSLLSFGEVFALLFDNHFLYVMDLRTEAISGRWPLPAYRKSKRGSSFLAGVTSWLNGLDGGNDSGLVFATSMPDHSIHLVLWKENG